In Armatimonadota bacterium, the following proteins share a genomic window:
- a CDS encoding helix-turn-helix domain-containing protein: protein MTDEMIARSLKALGDPTRREIVEFLTKSCCGSAAVLEDGGIEGPTASEVCCHITGQDKINSTISHHLHELADANLIQIQRRGKAMVCTVCRDNLSALGEYFATLAATQPEEGCCC from the coding sequence ATGACGGACGAAATGATCGCACGGAGCCTCAAAGCGCTGGGTGACCCTACTCGGCGTGAAATCGTCGAATTCCTGACGAAGTCCTGTTGCGGGAGCGCCGCAGTGCTCGAAGACGGAGGCATCGAAGGTCCGACCGCCAGCGAGGTCTGTTGCCACATCACCGGTCAGGACAAGATCAACTCCACGATCTCCCACCACCTGCACGAACTCGCCGACGCTAACCTGATCCAGATTCAGCGCCGCGGCAAGGCGATGGTCTGCACCGTCTGTCGAGACAACCTTTCCGCCCTCGGTGAGTACTTCGCCACCCTCGCCGCCACCCAGCCCGAGGAGGGCTGTTGTTGCTGA
- a CDS encoding DUF1501 domain-containing protein, whose protein sequence is MSDFLSRRDLMKHGGVIAIGLAAPKWLSTIAEADVLRVAKGGKPASDTVLVVCQLSGGNDGLNTVIPYADSLYYKYRPTIGHKDDVVLKLNETLGLHPAMKGMQTLYKEGKVAVITNVGYPKPNRSHFKSMDIWQSASPDDKMKHGWIGRHFDSELKKEKLNPIVALGLSTEKPLALVGDSASIPCFASLTDVQNMLGDASSEQLLREIQGTDAMMGSPTRVVQQANKSALDAMSVLSKQLGTFTPKQTYGDDAFGKGFKQISQLIGASPATRVVYFSAGGFDTHSRQLDTHARLLGNFSDAVLAFQREMESINRADKVIILVFSEFGRRVSENASQGTDHGAAAPMFVIGGKVKGGIHGTTPDLSDLQDGDVRFKTDFRQVYAATLDNWIGGDSEVVLGQKFDDLPLFA, encoded by the coding sequence ATGAGCGATTTTCTGAGCAGAAGAGACCTGATGAAGCACGGTGGCGTGATTGCAATCGGTCTCGCAGCGCCTAAATGGCTTTCGACGATTGCCGAAGCCGATGTATTGCGTGTGGCTAAAGGAGGCAAACCGGCCTCGGATACGGTTCTGGTTGTGTGTCAACTTTCCGGTGGCAACGACGGTCTGAACACCGTTATCCCATATGCCGATTCACTTTACTACAAATACCGACCGACGATCGGCCACAAGGACGACGTCGTTCTGAAACTGAACGAGACGCTTGGTCTACACCCGGCGATGAAGGGCATGCAGACCCTTTACAAGGAAGGTAAGGTCGCGGTCATCACCAACGTCGGCTATCCCAAGCCCAACCGCTCGCACTTCAAGAGTATGGACATTTGGCAGTCGGCAAGCCCGGACGACAAGATGAAGCATGGCTGGATTGGCCGCCACTTCGATTCCGAACTCAAGAAGGAGAAGCTGAACCCGATCGTGGCGCTTGGCCTTTCGACCGAGAAGCCGCTGGCACTTGTTGGCGATAGTGCAAGCATCCCGTGCTTTGCCTCGCTGACCGACGTTCAGAACATGCTGGGCGACGCCAGTTCGGAGCAGCTTTTGCGCGAGATCCAGGGAACAGACGCGATGATGGGCAGCCCGACCCGCGTGGTCCAGCAGGCCAACAAGTCGGCTCTGGACGCGATGAGCGTTCTTTCGAAGCAGTTGGGTACGTTCACACCGAAGCAGACTTACGGCGACGACGCGTTCGGCAAGGGCTTCAAGCAGATTTCGCAGTTGATCGGCGCTTCGCCGGCGACCCGAGTCGTGTACTTCTCGGCGGGTGGCTTCGATACGCACTCCCGACAGTTGGACACCCACGCTCGCCTTCTGGGCAACTTCTCCGACGCCGTTCTCGCGTTCCAGCGCGAAATGGAATCGATCAACCGTGCGGACAAGGTCATCATCCTGGTCTTCTCCGAGTTTGGTCGACGCGTCAGCGAGAACGCCAGCCAGGGTACGGACCACGGCGCTGCGGCTCCGATGTTCGTGATCGGCGGCAAGGTCAAGGGCGGCATCCACGGTACGACGCCGGACCTCAGCGACCTGCAAGATGGCGACGTTCGGTTCAAGACCGACTTCCGGCAAGTCTACGCGGCCACTCTCGACAATTGGATCGGTGGCGACAGCGAAGTGGTTCTCGGACAGAAGTTCGACGACCTTCCTCTCTTCGCATAA
- a CDS encoding DUF1800 family protein, with protein sequence MALTERDKVAHLLRRFGLGASEEEVNYYMQGGLKGAIDKLLNCEQVPELYDFSWDVIQDQKGQIRPQQAVVGWSARILMTRRPLLEKMTHFWHNHFATSAEKVTNGPLMIQQNDILRRNALGNFKTLLSEVAKDPAMLIWLDGQDNIKGRANENFGREVMELFTLGVGNYTEKDIQEAARAFTGWSFVRNGRNAQKSPATFMFKPVLHDDGTKTVLGKTGDLSGDDVLGILCSKPRVAEFITNKIWNWFVYPNADPATLKPFVDDFWRSGLDIKTLIRAIVESDEFYSDRAHRKLIKNPLDFCMASARAMGVGEAMAQQLASLGQSDTGARARLAPAAAVSASMKSQGMWLLYPPDVSGWKPGDAWISSATMVERINWANKVMGGAKGGINRYPIYTILAGDPSPMGIATKLASMYDVAFSENKMQYLADAATKSLNGQELSQKNANTVAADVLRLIFGSPEFQFC encoded by the coding sequence ATGGCACTGACTGAACGCGACAAAGTGGCCCACCTCCTTCGCCGATTCGGCCTTGGAGCGAGCGAAGAAGAAGTTAACTATTACATGCAGGGGGGCCTCAAGGGTGCCATCGACAAGCTCCTGAACTGCGAACAGGTCCCCGAGCTTTATGATTTCTCGTGGGATGTCATCCAGGACCAAAAGGGCCAGATTCGCCCTCAGCAGGCCGTCGTAGGCTGGTCGGCGCGGATTCTCATGACCCGCCGCCCGTTGCTGGAGAAGATGACCCACTTCTGGCATAACCACTTCGCCACCAGCGCCGAAAAGGTCACCAACGGTCCGCTGATGATTCAGCAAAACGACATCCTTCGCCGCAACGCGCTCGGCAACTTCAAAACCCTTCTCAGCGAAGTCGCCAAAGATCCCGCCATGCTCATCTGGCTCGACGGCCAGGACAACATCAAGGGTCGCGCGAACGAGAACTTCGGCCGCGAGGTCATGGAGCTCTTTACCCTCGGCGTCGGCAACTACACTGAAAAGGACATCCAAGAAGCCGCCCGAGCGTTCACGGGCTGGAGCTTCGTCCGCAACGGCCGCAACGCCCAAAAGTCGCCCGCGACCTTCATGTTCAAGCCCGTCCTCCACGACGACGGCACCAAGACCGTCCTCGGTAAGACAGGCGATCTGAGCGGCGACGACGTTCTCGGCATCCTCTGCTCCAAACCGCGCGTGGCCGAGTTCATCACCAACAAGATTTGGAACTGGTTCGTCTATCCAAACGCCGACCCCGCCACCCTCAAACCGTTCGTCGATGACTTCTGGCGGTCTGGTCTCGATATCAAGACGCTCATCCGCGCGATCGTCGAATCCGATGAGTTCTACTCTGACCGAGCCCACCGCAAGCTCATCAAGAACCCGCTTGACTTCTGCATGGCCTCCGCGCGCGCAATGGGTGTCGGCGAAGCGATGGCCCAGCAACTAGCCTCGCTTGGCCAGTCCGATACCGGTGCCCGAGCCCGCCTCGCTCCCGCCGCCGCCGTTTCGGCGTCGATGAAGAGCCAAGGCATGTGGCTCCTCTATCCGCCCGACGTATCCGGCTGGAAGCCAGGAGACGCCTGGATTTCCTCCGCCACCATGGTCGAGCGCATCAACTGGGCCAACAAAGTCATGGGCGGCGCGAAGGGTGGCATCAATCGCTACCCGATTTACACAATCCTTGCCGGTGATCCCAGCCCGATGGGCATCGCCACCAAGCTGGCGTCCATGTACGACGTTGCCTTCAGCGAAAACAAGATGCAGTACCTCGCCGATGCGGCCACCAAGAGCCTCAACGGCCAGGAGCTTTCGCAGAAGAACGCCAACACCGTCGCGGCCGACGTCCTGCGATTGATCTTCGGCTCGCCTGAATTCCAATTCTGCTAA